The segment AGAGTTCGGTGGCGACGGCCGGGTCGGCGAGGTCGTCGGTGTTCCACAGGCGGACCTGCGGCACGGTGGGGTTGAGGCGGATCTTGAACATGTAGCGCTGGATGTCGCTGTCGTTGCGCCGGCCGCCGTGCCAGATGCCGTGGTGCAGGATCACCACCGTGCCGGCCGGGCAGGTCAGCCGGGTCTGCCCGCGCAGGTTCTGGTAGCGGCCGGTGTCGGTCTCGTTGGTGCGGCGCAGATGGCTGCCCGGGACGCTCAGGGTGCCGCCCATGTCGGCGGTCACCTCCTGCGGGTAGTACATGAGCTGGACGTCGAAGGCGTCGGGGCGTACGTCGATGATGGCGTCGCCGTGCAGCGGCTGGGCGCTGCCCTCGTGCGGCTCGCGGATGTGCACGAAGTGGTGGTCGACGGTCGGGGCGGCCCCGACCAGGCTCTCCAGCGCCCCGGCGACCGCCGGGAGACTGACGAGCTCGTGGGCGAACGAGCCCTGCGGGTAGGCCTCTTCGAGGGGCGTGCCGTAGGGAACGGCCGGTATTCCGGCGGCGAGCACGTCCATCGCGCGCTCGTTCATCTCCGGGGGCACGACCGCGTCCATGCGCAGATAACCGTGCGCCACGAAGCGCGCCATCTCTACAGAAGTCAGAAGCTGCTTGCTGGTTGACATACGGCAACGCTAAAAGGCGGGGTGCGCCCCTGTCGTGGGTTGGATTCCTCCACCACTGGTAGATTTTCACCATGGACCAGGTGACGATCCGGCTGGACGAACCGCCCCGAGTGGCCAGCGTCGGCGTCGGCGTGCACGGGACCCTCGGCCCGCCCCTGCACGACGTCTTCCGCCTCCCCGACCTGTGGCAGCTCCACCTGTACGGCTGGTCCGGCGAGCTGTCCGTCGGCGGCACCACCCACCCCGTCCGGCCCGGCCACGTCAGCCTCATCCCGCCCGGCACCGAGGCCCACTTCTGGTACCGGGGCCGCTCCGAGCACCTGTACGCGCACCTGCGCCTGCCCGCCACCGGCGAACCGCGCACCGTACCCGTGATGCAGGACGCCGGCCGCGCCGCGCCCCTGCTGTCCGGTCTGCTGCGGCAGGCAGTCATGGCCGCGCCCGGCACGCCCGCCCGGGCCGACGCCGAGGTCTGGACGGCCCTGTGGCGCGTCGCCGAACTGGCCTCCGCGGACCCCTCCGGCGGCCCGCACACCGCAGTGGCCGCCGCCATGGCCCATATCGAGGCCCACCTCGCCGTGCCGGTGACCGTGCCCGAGATCGCCCGGGCCGCCCGGGTCTCGCACAACCACCTCACCCGGCTGTTCCGCGCCGAGACCGGTGACACCGTCGTCGCCTACCTACGCCACCGCCGCCTCGAACGCGCCCGCCACCTCCTGCGGGCCTCCACCCTCCCCATCCCGGCGATCGCGGCCGCGGTGGGCATCCCCGACCTGCAGGCGTTCAACAAGGCCTGCCGCCGCGAGCTGGGCGGGTCACCCCGAGCGATCCGCGCGACTCTATGAGCCGCACCGGAGTACCCCGGCGGTCTCCTTGGCCGTGAGGACCCGGCGGACGCTCGCCTCCGTACGGGCCTTGAAAGCGGCGTCGTGCCGTGCGGCGTAGCTCACGGCCTCGACCATCGCGGGCAGGACCGCGTTGTTCACGGTGAGCACCAGATCCCCGCCGGCCCGCAGGAACGACACGGCGCGCTGCCCCGGGGCCACCGACCGGACGGAGGCCGCCTTGCCGAGGTCGTCGGAGACGATGACGCCCTGGAAGCCCAGGTCTTGGCGGAGCATCCCGGTCACGACGGTGGGGGAGAAGACGGCCTTGTGCGCCGGGTCGATGAGGGCGTACGTCGCCAGCGAGACCATGACGAGCCCGGCGCCGGCCTCGATGCCGGAACGGAAGGACGCGACGTCGGCGCTGTCCCGGGTGAGGGTGGTGTCCGTGACCTGCTCCGTGGTGTCGGTGTTGCCGCTCACCCGGCCCAGACCCGGAAAGTGCTTCAGGGTCGTCAGCACCCCGGCCCGGCTGAACCCCTCCACGAACGCGGAGCCCTGACGGGCCACCACGTCCGGGGTGGCGCCGAACTGGCGCCCGTAACGGCCGATCGGTCCGTTCGCCATCCCGATCCGCGCGGGCACGACATCGCCGACGGGCGCGAGGTCCACGTTGACGCCCGCGGAGCGCAGCTGGGCCGCCCACTGCTCCGCCCGCCCCCGCAGCCTGGCCACCGACCACCGGCCCTGCTCCAGCGCGGCCGGGATGGGGGAGAACCCAGGGCCGCTGAGGACCTGCACCTGCCCGCCCTCCTGGTCCACCGCGACCAGCAGGCCCGCCCGGCCCGCCTTCGTCGTCCGCTTCAGGGACTGCAGGCGGTCGGCCAGGGCCCGGGTACGCCACACCCCCACCTCGCTGCGCCCTATCAGGATCACCGAGCCCACGTCGTAGCGGCGCAGCACCGCCAGGTCGGCGGCAGAGGTCGTGGGCACCTTCGCCGCGCCCATGAAGAGCTGGCCGATCCGTTCGGCCGACGTCATCGAGGACAGCACGCGGTCGACGCAGGACAGCGCTGACGGCGAGGCGGACGGCAAGGCGGAGGGCGAAGCGGACGGCGCCGCAGACACAGACGCAGACGCTGAGGCCGAAGGCGCGGGCCGGCTCGCCCCCGGGTTGCCGTGGGCGTCGCAGGCGCCGAGGCACAGCGCGGCGGCCAGCACGGCACCGACGAGGGGGCGCGGGCGCATCAGGAAGCCACCGACCCGCTGCTCGCCGAGGGTGAACCGCTCGCGACCGGGCCGAGGAAGTCCGCCCAGTCCCCGGCCGGCGCCTGCCCCGGGCTGAGGGTCCGCAGCTTGGCCAGCACGGCCGGGTCCTGGGCCTCCAGCCACTCCACGAGCTGCCGGAAGGACACCAGCCGTACGTCGTCGTGCTGCGCGATCTGCCCGATCGCCTCCTCCACGGCGTCCATGTAGATACCGCCGTTCCAGCGCTCGAAGTGGTTGCCGATGAAGAAGGGCGCCCGGTTGGTCTCGTACGCCCTCCGGAATCCGGCCAGGTAGGAGTCGCGGGCCTGGACGCGCCAGGCCTCGTACATCGAGCGGTCGCCCAGCGGATTGGCGTCCGACTGGTTCGCCATCATGTTGTAGTCCATCGACAGCACCTGGAAAGAGTGGCCCGGGAACGGAATCGACTGCAGCGGGAAGTCCCAGATCCTGCCGCCCTGCACCTTCCCCGGCCAGATCTGCAGCCCGCCCGGAGAACTCGCATCGTACTTCCAGCCCAGCTCCGCCGCGGTCGGCAGCAGATTCGCCTGGCCCTCCAGACACGGCGTACGGCCGCCGATCAGCTCCTTCTCGTAGTCGAAGGGCAGCGGTTCGAGGTCGGTGAAGCCGGTGTTGGTCTTCCACTGGGTGACGAACCGCTTCGCCTGGTCGATCTCGCTGCGCCACTCGGCGGGCGACCAGCGGCCGACGCCGTCCGCACCGCAGAAGTGGCCGTTGAAGTGGGTGCCGATCTCGTGTCCCTCCAGCCAGGCGGACCGCACCTCCCGCAGCGTGGCGTGGATGTGCCGGTCGGAGAGATAGCCGATCGCGGAGGCCCCGACGGGGTGCTGCGGGGGAGCGTAGAGCCCCTTCTTGGACTCCGGCAGGGTATAGATCCCGCTCAGGAAGAAGGTCATCGACGCGCCGTGGTCCGCCGCGACCTTGCGGAACCGGGAGAACAGCCCGTTGCTCAGTTCCCCGGCCCCGTCCCACGAGAAGACCACGAACTGCGGCGGCCGCTCCCCGGCCTTCAGCCGCTCCGGCTTCGGCTGCTTCGGCTGGGCCCCGGTGTCGGCGGTGGAGCCGTCGCCTATCAGCTTGACCGGCGGTGCGCTCGGGGTGCTCACGGCGCCGCCGATGGCCCCGGCGCCGTGCCCCGATCCGCTCCCGGTCGCCGCCCACTCGCGTCCGGCGTACATCCCCAGCGCGCCCAGGACGGCTGCCGAGGCGCCCCCTGCCAGCAGGCTCCTGCGTGAAACACCGCTCATGGCCGCTCCCCGATTCTCGATGCCGTGTCTGCGTTCATCCCGTTCGATGGGAGGCGATGCGAGAAGGATCGGAAGAAGCGGGAGCTGTTACGCCTTCATGACAAACCGGCCCCCGGACAGGGCCTAAACGCCGGTGCCCGCCTGGAAGACGGTCAGGTGGACCGACGAGGCGTTGCCCGAGACGGGCACAGTGCCCTGGGTCCACTTCACCTTGAGCTGGGACAGCTCGTCCGGCGGTGTGATGAGCAGCGACGCCGGGGTGGCCGTCTTCGCGCCGCTGATCTCCGGGTTGCTGAACGTCATGCCTGCCCAGGCGCTGCCACCGGGGGCGAGGGTGACGGTCGCCGGGTCGCCGGAGCTGCGCTTGGGATCGGGCCCGAGCTGCCGGCCGGAGGAGTCGATGAAGGCGGCGCCCGGGTAGCCGTAGAGGGTGCAGGTGCGCTGGGAGGTGTTGGTCAGGACGATGGGGAAGTTCTCCTGGCCTGCGCCCGGGTCGTTGGCGCCGACCGTCGCCCGCAGTTCCGTGGTGTGGCAGCGGCTGGTGCCGTCGGTCCCGGTGGCGGCCGGTGAAGCCGACGCGGCGCTGCTGCTGACCGGGGTCGTGGGCGCGGTGGGCGTGGGCGTCCCGGTCCGGTCCCCGGTGGCGGGCTGGGCCGTGCCGGGCAGGGTCCGGGGGGCGGTGGCCGTGCTGGCGGTGCCGTTTCCGCACGCGGTGAGCAGGCCCAGGCTCAGGAGGGCGGCGGTGCCCGCGATCCTCGTCGCCCGGCCGCCACGGAAGATCGCCAGGCTCGTCATGTGAGGTCTCCTCGAAGATCGGCGAACGGCGCGCTGTGCCCCGTCACCAGTGTGTGATGCGAAACGGCCGTGAAAGGTTCGTGCTGACGAGGGGGGCCTGTCCGGTGTCAGTCCTTGATCGTCAGGGAGTTCAGTATGCCGTCGGTCGCGTCCTGGCCGCCGTGCTGCCGGATCTGTACGTAGACCTGCGGCTGGTCGGTGCCGTCCGTGGGCGTGAGGCCGGTCTCCGTGAACGAGCCGCCGCCCGGGCAGGAGCTCCAGCTGCGCACCCGGCCCTGCCAGCCGGTACTCGTGAAGCTGCGGCTGCCTCCGTAGTGGCAGTCGCTGTGGGCGATGGCGGTGACCTCGGTGGCGAGGTCACCCTGTTCGCTGAGGCCGACGAACACGCCGTTGACGTCCGATCCGGTCTTCTGCCACTTGGCGAGGTCGTCGGCGACGGCGAGGCCGGGTTCCTGCCCGTCCCGCAGCCCCGGGGCCAGGGACTTCGGGGTCCAGCCGGAGTCGCGCAGCTGGCCGGCCCACCCGCCGGGCACCTCGACGGTGATCCGGCCCGAGCTGTCCGCCACCCGCACCGTGGTCGCCGAGGGCTGACGCTCGGTCAGCACCATGGCGGAGGCGGTCGCACCGCCGGCCACGACCACGGCCGCGGCGACGGCGATGACGACCTTCCGCCGGCGCCCGCGCGGCCTGCGCCTGCCTCCGGCGTCCGCGTCCTGCGACAACCCGGCCGCGAGCCGGTCCAGTTCGTCGGCGAACTCCTGTGCCGTGGGCCAGCGCCGTTCCCGGTCGGGCTCCAGGGCGCGCATCAGCGCCCGCTGGACGTCCGGGCCCGGGCTCACGCCCAGGCCGAGCTCCGGACCCAGCCGGTCGGGCCGGACCACCTTGCCGGGCGGCCCGGGGACCGTACCGGTGATCAGGTGGTAGCCCAGGGCGCCCAGGCTGTACACATCGGCCCGGGCGTCGATGCCCGCCCCGGGCTGGGCCTGCTCGGGCGGCATGTAGCCCGCGGATCCGGCGGCCATGGTCAGGCCCGACGCCTGGGCGAGGCTCTTGGCCAGGCCTAGGTCGGCCAGCAGCAGCCG is part of the Streptomyces sp. NBC_01262 genome and harbors:
- a CDS encoding phytanoyl-CoA dioxygenase family protein, whose protein sequence is MSTSKQLLTSVEMARFVAHGYLRMDAVVPPEMNERAMDVLAAGIPAVPYGTPLEEAYPQGSFAHELVSLPAVAGALESLVGAAPTVDHHFVHIREPHEGSAQPLHGDAIIDVRPDAFDVQLMYYPQEVTADMGGTLSVPGSHLRRTNETDTGRYQNLRGQTRLTCPAGTVVILHHGIWHGGRRNDSDIQRYMFKIRLNPTVPQVRLWNTDDLADPAVATELSATFPWYEPATGRLEVHNRVLLWRTLTGDDSFDIDYWVTRVTNRPTLANQGSHA
- a CDS encoding AraC family transcriptional regulator, whose translation is MDQVTIRLDEPPRVASVGVGVHGTLGPPLHDVFRLPDLWQLHLYGWSGELSVGGTTHPVRPGHVSLIPPGTEAHFWYRGRSEHLYAHLRLPATGEPRTVPVMQDAGRAAPLLSGLLRQAVMAAPGTPARADAEVWTALWRVAELASADPSGGPHTAVAAAMAHIEAHLAVPVTVPEIARAARVSHNHLTRLFRAETGDTVVAYLRHRRLERARHLLRASTLPIPAIAAAVGIPDLQAFNKACRRELGGSPRAIRATL
- a CDS encoding glycoside hydrolase family 3 N-terminal domain-containing protein; the encoded protein is MTSAERIGQLFMGAAKVPTTSAADLAVLRRYDVGSVILIGRSEVGVWRTRALADRLQSLKRTTKAGRAGLLVAVDQEGGQVQVLSGPGFSPIPAALEQGRWSVARLRGRAEQWAAQLRSAGVNVDLAPVGDVVPARIGMANGPIGRYGRQFGATPDVVARQGSAFVEGFSRAGVLTTLKHFPGLGRVSGNTDTTEQVTDTTLTRDSADVASFRSGIEAGAGLVMVSLATYALIDPAHKAVFSPTVVTGMLRQDLGFQGVIVSDDLGKAASVRSVAPGQRAVSFLRAGGDLVLTVNNAVLPAMVEAVSYAARHDAAFKARTEASVRRVLTAKETAGVLRCGS
- a CDS encoding DUF4232 domain-containing protein, whose translation is MTSLAIFRGGRATRIAGTAALLSLGLLTACGNGTASTATAPRTLPGTAQPATGDRTGTPTPTAPTTPVSSSAASASPAATGTDGTSRCHTTELRATVGANDPGAGQENFPIVLTNTSQRTCTLYGYPGAAFIDSSGRQLGPDPKRSSGDPATVTLAPGGSAWAGMTFSNPEISGAKTATPASLLITPPDELSQLKVKWTQGTVPVSGNASSVHLTVFQAGTGV
- a CDS encoding serine/threonine-protein kinase → MHSTERIGRYRLERRLGAGAFGVVWLAHDDVLEATVAVKVLADNWTDRMDIRERFLSEARLLRRADSNRVVQVFDIGELPDDRPYFVMEYADRGTLADRMTDGPLPGPEALRLTAEAARAAAALHEAGIVHRDIKPSNVLFRASAGGDRLLLADLGLAKSLAQASGLTMAAGSAGYMPPEQAQPGAGIDARADVYSLGALGYHLITGTVPGPPGKVVRPDRLGPELGLGVSPGPDVQRALMRALEPDRERRWPTAQEFADELDRLAAGLSQDADAGGRRRPRGRRRKVVIAVAAAVVVAGGATASAMVLTERQPSATTVRVADSSGRITVEVPGGWAGQLRDSGWTPKSLAPGLRDGQEPGLAVADDLAKWQKTGSDVNGVFVGLSEQGDLATEVTAIAHSDCHYGGSRSFTSTGWQGRVRSWSSCPGGGSFTETGLTPTDGTDQPQVYVQIRQHGGQDATDGILNSLTIKD